The Stomatobaculum sp. F0698 genomic sequence GGCCTTGTGATTCCGCGCGTAAGAAAGCACCGCCTCAATCTGCATTTTTAAGCTGACCGGCTCCCGTTTGATGGTCCCGAAGCGACTGCGCTCCGGATCGATGCGGTCTTCCCGCTGCCGCATGACATCCCGGAATACCGCTTGCAGACGCTGCAGGTCCACCCCCTGAAACAGCTCATCCAAATCAACGGGCTGAGTCCATTCCGCCACCTCTTTCGGGAGCGAGGGCTCCCGGTAAAAAACCCGGTAGGCATCGAACTCGCGGTCCGCAAGTTCTTCCGCCATGAGCTTATATTTCTTATGTTCCAGGAGGCGGGCCACCAGTTCCGCTCTCGGGTCTACTTCCTCTCCCGTCTCCTCATCCAACTCGCGCGGCAGCAGCATACGCGCCTTAATATCGAGCAAAGTTGCCGCCATCAGGAGAAACTCGGAGAGTAAATCCAAGTCCTCTCGCTCCAGTTCCGATAGATAAGCCATATACTGTTCCGTTATCTCGGCGATCGGAATGTCATAGATATTTACCTTGTTCTTCTCAATCAGCTTTAGGAGCAGATCCAGAGGCCCCTCATACTTCTCAAGTCGAAGAGAAAGCGCTTCATCCGCCATTTTAAACTCCTTCTTTTAAATCCAGTACCATGAGTTCCGGCAGATTCAAAAAGCGCAGGTTAATGCTGTGCGTTCCGATGCCGGGACTTAGGAGCATCGCATGCCGACCGCGGGAAAAGAGACCGCTTGCCGGCCGCCGGAAGAATTCTATCTGCGGCGTCATGAGGCCTATGTTGCCCGGGAGACGTACGGTTCCGCCGTGCCAGTGTCCCGATAAACTAAGGTCCGCCCCCCAGCGCGCATAGGCCTCGAAAAAGGCCGGGCTGTGCGCAAACAGGAGCTGAAAGCGCTCCGTATTTGCTTCGCCCAGATGCGCGCGGAGATAGTCCGCTTGCATCTCGTCGTGCGGCGCTCTGCGGTAAAAATTTTCGGTGATGTGCAGTCCGGAGAGCGCAAGATCCTCACCGAGCAGTACCGTCTCATCGCTCAGATAGCGCACTCCCTGCGATACCAGTCCCTCCTGCAGTTCGTCGAAAAGATTACCGTAGCGACCGCGGTCGCGGTCCAGCCTCGCCTCGTGATTGCCCTCCCCGTAGAAGACAGGCGCCAGCTTTACCAGGCGCTCGGTGAGCGCTAAAGTCGCTTCGATCGAAGCTCCGTGCTTTGCGGTCACCATATCTCCGCCGAGGAAAATGTAGTCGGGGTTCAGGCGCTTTGTCTCGGCCGTGAGTCTCTCTTCAATCTCTCCGAGCCGACGCTCGTGAAAGTCCGAGAGATATACGATGCGCCTTGCCCGCTTGATTTTCGCACTTCGGAGCGCATAGTGTCGCACAATCAAACTGCGCCGTTCCCGCTCCGATTCAAAAAGGGCGGCAGCCGCAATGCCGACCGCCGCCAGGCTGAACGAGAAGAGAAGTTTCTTCTTATCCAATCCAGATGCCCTCCTTATTGACCAGATAACCGTCCGGCGTTCTGCTGTCTGTTAGCATTTTGCCGTCGCTACCCAGATAATACCACTGATTCTTGTAGAGCAGCCAACTGTTCGTCTGAAGCGAGCCTTGTCCCGGCGTTAAATAGTACCAGGCACCGGCGCTGTCCTGCCGCCAGCCCTCGAGCATATTGCCGTTTTCATCGAACCAGTACTGCTTGCCGTTAATCTCGCGGCGCGCGTTGCGGACAAGCGCACCGTTTGCCTCGCGGTAGGCCCAGACGCCGTTTCTCTGAATCCAGCTACTTCCGCTTGCCGCCGGATTTACCGCTTGACTTTGTTGACTTACCGCTTGATTTTGTTGACTTGCTGCTTGACTTGCCGCTTGATTTTGATGATTTACCGCTCGATTTCGTTGACTTACGATTCGACTTTGACTGCCCGCCGGTTTTAGCGCTTGTCGACTTTCCGCCTGACTTTGCTGACTTCCCGCTTGATTTACCGCTTGCGGATTTTCCGCTTGATTTTGTTGATTTGCCGCTTGCGGATTTTCCGCCGGACTTACTTGATTTGCTGCTTGCCGGTTTTGTGTCGGACTGTTTGCCGTGAGCGCCTGAACTCTGCCGCTTGCCTGTGGTGTCTCCGTTTCCCCGCCCACGGCTTCCGGTTTTTTTCCGCCGTTTTCCTCCGCGAGCTGAAAACCGTAGTCAAGGAGGGCCCGGGTATCCATGTACTGGGTCTTTCGACTCTTCATAATCACGA encodes the following:
- a CDS encoding segregation and condensation protein A, giving the protein MADEALSLRLEKYEGPLDLLLKLIEKNKVNIYDIPIAEITEQYMAYLSELEREDLDLLSEFLLMAATLLDIKARMLLPRELDEETGEEVDPRAELVARLLEHKKYKLMAEELADREFDAYRVFYREPSLPKEVAEWTQPVDLDELFQGVDLQRLQAVFRDVMRQREDRIDPERSRFGTIKREPVSLKMQIEAVLSYARNHKAFSFRELLERRKNKLLLVVTFLAVLELMKAGILLAVQESPAQDIFLEVSEEELENKRDFAELFDS
- a CDS encoding metallophosphoesterase produces the protein MDKKKLLFSFSLAAVGIAAAALFESERERRSLIVRHYALRSAKIKRARRIVYLSDFHERRLGEIEERLTAETKRLNPDYIFLGGDMVTAKHGASIEATLALTERLVKLAPVFYGEGNHEARLDRDRGRYGNLFDELQEGLVSQGVRYLSDETVLLGEDLALSGLHITENFYRRAPHDEMQADYLRAHLGEANTERFQLLFAHSPAFFEAYARWGADLSLSGHWHGGTVRLPGNIGLMTPQIEFFRRPASGLFSRGRHAMLLSPGIGTHSINLRFLNLPELMVLDLKEGV